The Agromyces mangrovi genome contains a region encoding:
- a CDS encoding ABC transporter ATP-binding protein, translating into MPAITADDRPDSPTPPPRLSTPRTLARLYPYARPAVPFLALGTAAAMIASLVALAIPQVLQVLVDGPLSEGDPGQIVPAVLVVLALGITEAIMIALRRWFVLTPGTRVEAEMRNSLYAQLQDLPVSFHDRWPSGQLLSRAVSDLGRIRRWLSFGLVLLIVNLVTIVVGVGILIWMNWLLGLVFMVLSLPLWIIGFRFEGRYSEVARRSQDQAGDLATAVEESVHGIRVLKAFGRGKHALGTFTAQAEELRGTEMEKAKLESNIWLWLLLIPNVALAVCLVLGVWLASIDVMSVGQVVAFFATATVLSWPIESIGFLLAFALDTRTATDRFFEVIDEVNQITDPERPTTVDAPRGELAFEGVHFRYADAPGHTPDLIDGVDLRLQPGETMALVGLTGSGKSTLTSLTTRLYEVTGGAVTLDGVDIRALRREELRTHVAMAFEDATLFSASVRDNVLLGRPELAGDDPAVRAEADAVLAQALQIAQAQFAHDLPEGVDTKVGEEGMSLSGGQRQRLALARAVAADPAVLVLDDPLSALDVETEALVEDALREILATTTALVVAHRPSTVMLADRVALLEDGRITAVGTHSHLLASSEHYRFVISSLEDEERERKAEELDTAAIPIIGPDPRDGAGSTAQSETGIEEQEVTR; encoded by the coding sequence ATGCCCGCCATCACGGCCGACGACCGACCCGATTCCCCGACTCCGCCGCCGCGGCTGAGCACGCCGCGCACGCTGGCGCGCCTGTACCCCTACGCCCGACCCGCGGTGCCGTTCCTCGCGCTCGGCACCGCCGCCGCGATGATCGCGAGCCTCGTCGCGCTCGCCATCCCGCAGGTGCTGCAGGTGCTGGTCGACGGCCCGCTCTCCGAGGGCGACCCCGGCCAGATCGTGCCCGCCGTGCTCGTCGTGCTCGCGCTCGGCATCACCGAGGCGATCATGATCGCGCTGCGGCGCTGGTTCGTGCTGACGCCCGGCACGCGCGTCGAGGCCGAGATGCGCAACTCGCTCTACGCGCAGCTGCAGGACCTCCCGGTGAGCTTCCACGACCGCTGGCCGAGCGGGCAGCTGCTCTCGCGCGCGGTCTCCGATCTCGGTCGCATCCGTCGCTGGCTCTCGTTCGGCCTCGTGCTGCTCATCGTCAACCTCGTCACGATCGTCGTCGGCGTGGGCATCCTGATCTGGATGAACTGGCTGCTCGGCCTCGTGTTCATGGTGCTCTCGCTGCCGCTGTGGATCATCGGGTTCCGGTTCGAGGGCCGCTACTCCGAGGTCGCGCGCCGCAGCCAGGACCAGGCCGGGGACCTCGCGACCGCCGTCGAGGAGTCGGTGCACGGCATCCGCGTGCTGAAGGCCTTCGGTCGCGGCAAGCACGCGCTCGGCACGTTCACGGCGCAGGCCGAGGAGCTGCGCGGCACCGAGATGGAGAAGGCGAAGCTCGAGTCGAACATCTGGCTCTGGCTGCTGCTCATCCCGAACGTCGCCCTCGCGGTGTGCCTCGTGCTCGGCGTGTGGCTCGCCTCGATCGACGTGATGAGCGTGGGCCAGGTCGTGGCGTTCTTCGCGACCGCGACCGTGCTGTCGTGGCCGATCGAGTCGATCGGCTTCCTGCTCGCGTTCGCGCTCGACACGCGCACCGCGACCGACCGCTTCTTCGAGGTCATCGACGAGGTCAACCAGATCACCGACCCCGAGCGGCCGACCACGGTCGACGCGCCGCGCGGCGAGCTCGCGTTCGAGGGCGTGCACTTCCGGTATGCGGATGCCCCGGGGCACACGCCCGACCTGATCGACGGCGTCGACCTCCGGCTGCAGCCCGGCGAGACCATGGCGCTCGTCGGACTCACCGGCAGCGGCAAGTCGACGCTCACGTCGCTCACCACGCGCCTGTACGAGGTGACCGGCGGCGCCGTGACGCTCGACGGCGTGGACATCCGCGCGCTCCGGCGCGAGGAACTGCGCACGCACGTCGCGATGGCGTTCGAGGACGCCACGCTGTTCTCGGCGTCGGTGCGCGACAACGTGCTGCTCGGCCGGCCCGAGCTGGCGGGCGACGACCCGGCCGTGCGGGCCGAGGCGGACGCCGTGCTCGCCCAGGCGCTGCAGATCGCGCAGGCGCAGTTCGCGCACGACCTGCCCGAGGGCGTCGACACGAAGGTCGGCGAGGAGGGCATGAGCCTCTCGGGCGGCCAGCGGCAGCGCCTCGCGCTCGCACGCGCGGTCGCGGCGGACCCCGCGGTGCTCGTGCTCGACGACCCGCTCTCGGCGCTCGACGTCGAGACGGAGGCCCTCGTCGAGGACGCGTTGCGGGAGATCCTCGCGACGACGACCGCGCTCGTGGTGGCGCACCGCCCGTCGACGGTCATGCTCGCCGACCGGGTCGCGCTGCTCGAGGACGGCCGCATCACCGCGGTCGGCACGCACTCGCACCTGCTCGCCTCGAGCGAGCACTACCGCTTCGTGATCTCGTCCCTGGAGGACGAGGAGCGCGAGCGGAAGGCCGAGGAACTCGACACGGCCGCCATCCCGATCATCGGTCCCGATCCGCGCGACGGGGCCGGCAGCACCGCGCAATCCGAGACCGGCATCGAGGAGCAGGAGGTGACCCGATGA
- a CDS encoding DUF3376 domain-containing protein, whose amino-acid sequence MPRDLLERLTATGDAATLTPQSKLAGYGLGNFLGFLSASWRVNDWLWGRMDAAAGAVRFFDAVEPNRVDASAAIRIVQDAILHDADRDGEVIEPAECDWSPAEPLRVPPVVEPPFRGSVPVRERLRGGVDALGDLPPGYLVGIASRGLRLIDRAALRPGGVLVRIVVGAVLAVLRPVLAVLPSVIDPPRAAAIAGVVGGAGWLLTWRAFESFSWGLAITALAVAGLLVVWLVAAAGGADARWRGVREDAAARAPGGAAAAERIDAAARASRQAATAPVFRALAAIGVAGFAILAGNLPMSLLAAGTAVVLVVAAMRACTAVVRPAPRATRARAVAGSTTLVVLGGGVPFVLQASGAADAAEALALFAPGDVAPWWVPLAVLGLAASVVSVLLLAGWLPPLWRRAWARPIDLVGVTAGAALAGGFAWLAVAAAVALGGGAPFALPGWQAAAFLVAWGNLLWWAPAWAGADFSPDDTPRRPPARRG is encoded by the coding sequence GTGCCGCGCGACCTGCTCGAACGGCTGACCGCAACGGGCGACGCCGCCACCCTCACGCCGCAGTCGAAGCTCGCCGGGTACGGCCTCGGAAACTTCCTCGGCTTCCTCAGCGCGAGCTGGCGCGTCAACGACTGGCTGTGGGGGCGCATGGACGCGGCCGCCGGCGCCGTGCGGTTCTTCGACGCCGTCGAGCCGAACCGGGTCGATGCGAGCGCCGCGATCCGCATCGTGCAGGACGCGATCCTGCACGACGCCGACCGCGACGGCGAGGTCATCGAGCCCGCCGAATGCGACTGGTCGCCGGCGGAGCCGCTGCGTGTGCCGCCGGTCGTCGAGCCGCCGTTCCGCGGATCGGTGCCCGTGCGCGAGCGGCTGCGCGGCGGCGTCGACGCGCTCGGCGACCTGCCGCCCGGCTACCTGGTCGGCATCGCCTCGCGCGGGCTGCGGCTCATCGACCGCGCCGCGCTGCGGCCGGGCGGCGTGCTCGTGCGCATCGTCGTCGGCGCCGTGCTCGCGGTGCTGCGCCCCGTGCTCGCGGTGCTGCCGTCGGTCATCGACCCGCCCCGCGCCGCCGCGATCGCCGGGGTCGTCGGCGGTGCGGGCTGGCTGCTCACCTGGCGCGCGTTCGAGTCGTTCTCGTGGGGCCTCGCGATCACCGCGCTCGCGGTCGCCGGACTCCTCGTCGTCTGGCTGGTCGCGGCGGCCGGGGGCGCCGATGCGCGCTGGCGCGGCGTGCGCGAGGACGCCGCCGCTCGCGCGCCCGGCGGGGCGGCCGCGGCGGAGCGCATCGACGCCGCCGCGCGCGCGAGCCGGCAGGCGGCGACCGCACCGGTGTTCCGGGCCCTCGCCGCGATCGGCGTCGCGGGGTTCGCGATCCTCGCCGGCAACCTGCCCATGTCGCTGCTCGCGGCCGGTACCGCCGTGGTGCTCGTGGTCGCCGCGATGCGGGCGTGCACGGCCGTGGTGCGCCCGGCGCCGCGCGCGACCCGGGCGCGCGCCGTCGCGGGTTCCACGACGCTCGTGGTCCTCGGCGGCGGGGTGCCGTTCGTGCTGCAGGCATCGGGTGCCGCGGACGCCGCCGAGGCGCTCGCCCTGTTCGCACCCGGCGACGTCGCCCCGTGGTGGGTGCCGCTCGCGGTGCTCGGCCTCGCGGCATCCGTCGTCTCGGTGCTGCTGCTCGCCGGCTGGCTGCCGCCGCTGTGGCGCCGTGCGTGGGCGCGGCCGATCGACCTGGTCGGGGTGACCGCGGGCGCGGCGCTCGCGGGCGGATTCGCCTGGCTCGCCGTCGCGGCAGCCGTCGCGCTCGGCGGGGGCGCTCCCTTCGCCTTGCCCGGCTGGCAGGCCGCCGCGTTCCTCGTGGCCTGGGGCAACCTGCTGTGGTGGGCACCGGCGTGGGCGGGCGCGGACTTCTCGCCCGACGACACGCCCCGCCGGCCGCCCGCCCGGAGGGGGTGA
- a CDS encoding Glu/Leu/Phe/Val dehydrogenase family protein — MTLAHPATTPDAATAHILTEETPDHERILITTGARSGLTIIVAVHSTRLGQALGGARLWQYDHWTDALADALRLSRAMTLKNAAAGLARGGGKSVIRVPRGVTLTADERVAAMRDLGDAVESLGGAYMTAEDVGTSAELMAVVAERTDHVCGLPPEQGGVGEPADATAAGVLAGIRATVAELFGDADLAGRHLVISGLGQVGGRLARALAAEGARLTVTDVVDARRELADELGADWVAPAGAHRVEADLFVPCGLGGVLTADVIGELRVRAVVGAANNQLARRESASLLAERGILWAPDFVVNAGGVIYLDLASQPDADAAAIDARVATIGDTVRAVYREAAASGTTTLAAAERLARGRLDRAR; from the coding sequence ATGACACTCGCGCACCCCGCAACGACGCCGGACGCGGCGACCGCCCACATCCTCACCGAGGAGACTCCCGACCACGAGCGCATCCTCATCACGACGGGTGCCCGGTCGGGCCTCACCATCATCGTCGCCGTGCACTCGACGCGGCTCGGGCAGGCCCTCGGCGGTGCGCGCCTCTGGCAGTACGACCACTGGACCGACGCGCTCGCCGACGCGCTGCGGCTGTCGCGCGCGATGACGCTGAAGAACGCCGCTGCGGGCCTCGCCCGCGGTGGTGGCAAGTCGGTCATCCGCGTGCCGCGGGGCGTGACGCTGACCGCCGACGAGCGCGTCGCGGCCATGCGCGACCTCGGCGACGCGGTCGAGAGCCTCGGCGGGGCGTACATGACCGCGGAGGACGTCGGCACGAGCGCCGAGCTGATGGCGGTCGTCGCCGAGCGCACCGACCACGTCTGCGGGCTCCCGCCCGAGCAGGGCGGCGTGGGCGAGCCGGCGGATGCCACCGCCGCGGGCGTGCTCGCGGGCATCCGCGCGACCGTGGCCGAGCTGTTCGGCGACGCCGACCTCGCGGGCCGCCACCTCGTGATCTCGGGCCTCGGCCAGGTGGGCGGGCGCCTCGCGCGCGCCCTCGCCGCCGAGGGGGCGCGCCTCACCGTGACCGACGTGGTCGACGCGCGACGCGAGCTCGCCGACGAGCTCGGCGCCGACTGGGTCGCCCCGGCCGGCGCGCACCGGGTCGAGGCCGACCTGTTCGTGCCGTGCGGCCTCGGCGGCGTGCTCACCGCCGACGTGATCGGCGAGCTCCGCGTGCGCGCCGTCGTGGGTGCGGCGAACAACCAGCTGGCCCGGCGCGAGTCGGCGTCGCTGCTCGCCGAGCGCGGCATCCTCTGGGCGCCCGACTTCGTCGTGAACGCGGGTGGCGTGATCTACCTCGACCTCGCCTCCCAGCCCGACGCCGACGCCGCCGCGATCGACGCGCGCGTCGCGACGATCGGCGACACCGTGCGCGCGGTCTACCGCGAGGCCGCGGCCTCCGGCACGACCACGCTCGCCGCCGCCGAGCGCCTCGCGCGGGGCCGCCTCGACCGCGCGCGGTGA
- a CDS encoding patatin-like phospholipase family protein, translating into MAVEVDEATESADGRRAVRGGPRVPVVPVQGDTRLAHAAAGAVPAFGRTLRVSLAMRGGVSLAVWIGGAVAELDLFRRIRVFERDGSPVAYLLTPGDEPPTPAVLERAAVYAELLWLTGYDQVEFDLLAGTSAGGLNAVVYAVAQRAGASLDALRGMWSGVGGLWGLLQLPGHAEIRALMRGEDLFRREVHLGLRDIYGCRPSHPDLVATQVDIDLSATAIDAREELEPDSSEGRAHFRFRSGVEPGRTNRIPGRHDPGADRDDDDLSLERLALAARATSSLPGGFEPAEVASPVADGATRSADRNDLHHAFSGHRDPVDLDGLPRDVPYRIVDGAVFDNVPIERAMRAARARASDRNADRVLLFLDPDPDPGPDDELVWDDGASKFFRALRAQFTRMFRQEPVSRETAEVQRFNAERRVDEARRRAAVSLVESAGWSEPQVDARRTAYVRSLGAVVSEQLAEAISGPSLWQVSTDLPHRHRYLPIARTRLIAFTELVVADYATAAASAEPMEARLGSASALADAANCVLAWVRDLERVPEAAGSRRFRAFPHERAHAYAALETAVAHGDRATARVLEQVRRFVHDAHPKRLAQPTPETARPWMHEWRDADAGDAGIARAHASLDHCVRLLLEENARLRARMGDLDAETAAEAEQSPWLRLAAPTGGATPRAVDLAALMCPAGIPPALSSVRYWSIGVDERPDSPRRSRPSSTASGGPPCRRRCAHPPTGPCRATCSNG; encoded by the coding sequence ATGGCGGTCGAGGTCGACGAGGCGACGGAGTCCGCCGACGGTCGACGGGCGGTGCGGGGCGGCCCGCGGGTCCCCGTCGTCCCGGTGCAGGGCGACACGCGGCTCGCGCACGCGGCCGCGGGGGCCGTCCCGGCGTTCGGACGCACGCTGCGCGTCTCGCTCGCGATGCGCGGCGGCGTCAGCCTGGCCGTCTGGATCGGCGGCGCGGTCGCGGAACTCGACCTCTTCCGGCGCATCCGCGTCTTCGAGCGCGACGGGAGCCCCGTCGCCTACCTCCTGACCCCCGGCGACGAGCCGCCGACGCCCGCGGTCCTGGAGCGCGCGGCCGTGTACGCCGAGCTGCTGTGGCTGACCGGCTACGACCAGGTGGAGTTCGACCTGCTCGCCGGCACGAGCGCGGGCGGGCTGAACGCCGTGGTCTACGCGGTCGCCCAGCGCGCCGGCGCGAGCCTCGACGCGCTCCGCGGCATGTGGTCGGGCGTGGGCGGGCTCTGGGGGCTGCTGCAGCTGCCCGGCCACGCGGAGATCCGCGCGCTCATGCGGGGCGAGGACCTCTTCCGGCGCGAGGTGCACCTGGGGCTGCGCGACATCTACGGATGCCGGCCGAGCCACCCCGACCTCGTGGCGACGCAGGTCGACATCGACCTGTCGGCGACCGCGATCGACGCCCGCGAGGAGCTCGAGCCCGACAGCAGCGAGGGCCGCGCGCACTTCCGGTTCCGGTCGGGGGTCGAGCCCGGGCGGACGAACCGCATCCCGGGCCGCCACGACCCCGGCGCCGATCGCGACGACGACGACCTGAGCCTCGAACGGCTCGCCCTCGCCGCACGCGCCACGTCGTCGCTGCCCGGCGGGTTCGAGCCGGCGGAGGTGGCCTCGCCGGTCGCGGACGGCGCGACCCGGTCGGCCGATCGCAACGACCTCCACCACGCGTTCAGCGGTCACCGCGACCCGGTCGACCTCGACGGGCTGCCGCGCGACGTGCCCTACCGCATCGTCGACGGCGCGGTGTTCGACAACGTGCCGATCGAGCGCGCCATGCGCGCGGCACGGGCCCGCGCGTCGGACCGCAACGCCGACCGCGTGCTGCTGTTCCTCGACCCCGACCCGGACCCCGGCCCCGACGACGAGTTGGTCTGGGACGACGGCGCATCGAAGTTCTTCCGCGCGCTGCGCGCCCAGTTCACGCGCATGTTCCGGCAGGAGCCGGTCTCGCGCGAGACCGCCGAGGTGCAGCGCTTCAACGCGGAGCGCCGCGTGGACGAGGCGCGCCGACGCGCGGCGGTCTCGCTCGTGGAGAGTGCCGGCTGGTCCGAGCCGCAGGTCGACGCGCGCCGGACGGCCTACGTGCGCTCGCTCGGCGCCGTCGTCTCCGAGCAGCTCGCCGAGGCGATCTCGGGGCCGTCGCTCTGGCAGGTCTCGACCGACCTCCCCCACCGGCACCGCTACCTGCCGATCGCGCGCACGCGGCTGATCGCGTTCACCGAGCTCGTGGTGGCCGACTACGCGACCGCGGCGGCGTCGGCCGAGCCGATGGAGGCGCGACTCGGGTCCGCCTCGGCACTGGCCGACGCGGCGAACTGCGTGCTCGCCTGGGTGCGCGATCTCGAGCGGGTGCCGGAGGCCGCGGGGTCCCGCCGGTTCCGCGCCTTCCCGCACGAGCGCGCGCACGCCTACGCCGCCCTCGAGACGGCGGTCGCGCACGGCGACCGGGCCACCGCGCGGGTGCTCGAGCAGGTGCGCCGGTTCGTGCACGACGCGCACCCCAAGCGGCTCGCCCAGCCCACGCCCGAGACCGCGCGGCCGTGGATGCACGAGTGGCGCGACGCCGACGCGGGCGATGCGGGGATCGCCCGCGCGCACGCGTCGCTCGACCACTGCGTCCGCCTGCTGCTCGAGGAGAACGCGCGGCTCCGGGCGCGCATGGGCGACCTCGACGCCGAGACGGCCGCCGAGGCGGAGCAGTCCCCATGGCTGCGGCTGGCGGCGCCGACCGGCGGTGCGACGCCGCGCGCCGTCGACCTCGCGGCGCTCATGTGCCCGGCAGGCATCCCGCCGGCGCTCTCCAGCGTGCGCTACTGGAGCATCGGCGTCGACGAGCGCCCGGACTCCCCGAGGCGTTCACGGCCCTCGTCGACGGCCAGCGGCGGGCCGCCCTGCAGGAGGCGCTGCGCGCATCCGCCGACCGGGCCGTGCCGCGCGACCTGCTCGAACGGCTGA
- the ddaH gene encoding dimethylargininase, with protein MLAVFASAAAPAAIGLVAALLGVFIAGGQAPTVFGQVGGHFVLLATLTFLLLSAANAVGATRAWFLAAAAGLTSAGLAALVGTTITVLAGGAAPDLRMFAFVLGSLVGINLVFIVSVVAAEVFVAPRVLRSVLAHAPRRGSTEQRLALVRIPASNLDEAELTHLEREPVDAELADEQWDNYCAALVAEGWRTVEVDSAPDLADSVFVEDQVVLFDDLAVITRSGAESRRGEAEAVERVVRSLKGVQVAHIAEPGTLDGGDVLKVGSTVYVGSSSRTNAEGIRQLRELLLTSGWTVVAVPVTRTLHLKSAVTALPDGTVLGHPDLVEHRDLFPRFLEVPEPTGVAVVELADDTVLMASSAPETAAMVSGLGYRVVTVDISEFEKLEGCVTCLSVRVR; from the coding sequence GTGCTCGCCGTGTTCGCCTCCGCGGCGGCACCGGCGGCGATCGGCCTGGTCGCGGCGCTGCTCGGCGTGTTCATCGCCGGCGGCCAGGCGCCCACGGTGTTCGGGCAGGTCGGCGGTCATTTCGTGCTGCTCGCCACGCTCACCTTCCTGCTGCTGTCGGCCGCGAACGCGGTCGGCGCGACGCGCGCCTGGTTCCTCGCGGCCGCCGCCGGGCTCACCTCGGCGGGCCTCGCAGCGCTCGTCGGCACCACGATCACGGTGCTCGCGGGCGGCGCGGCGCCCGACCTGCGCATGTTCGCGTTCGTGCTCGGTTCGCTCGTCGGCATCAACCTGGTCTTCATCGTCTCGGTCGTCGCCGCCGAGGTGTTCGTCGCGCCGCGGGTGCTGCGGTCGGTGCTCGCGCACGCGCCGCGCCGCGGCTCGACCGAGCAGCGCCTCGCGCTCGTGCGCATCCCGGCCAGCAACCTCGACGAGGCCGAGCTCACCCACCTCGAGCGGGAGCCGGTCGACGCCGAGCTGGCCGACGAGCAGTGGGACAACTACTGCGCCGCGCTCGTCGCCGAGGGATGGCGCACGGTCGAGGTCGACAGCGCGCCCGACCTCGCCGACTCGGTCTTCGTCGAGGACCAGGTGGTGCTGTTCGACGACCTCGCGGTGATCACGCGATCGGGCGCGGAGTCGCGGCGGGGCGAGGCGGAGGCGGTCGAGCGGGTCGTGCGGTCGCTCAAGGGCGTGCAGGTGGCGCACATCGCGGAGCCGGGCACGCTCGACGGCGGCGACGTGCTGAAGGTCGGCTCAACGGTCTACGTCGGCAGTTCGTCGCGCACGAACGCCGAGGGAATCCGTCAGCTGCGGGAGTTGCTGCTGACCAGCGGATGGACCGTGGTCGCCGTACCCGTGACCCGCACGCTGCACCTGAAGAGCGCCGTCACGGCGCTGCCCGACGGCACGGTGCTGGGACACCCCGACCTCGTCGAGCACCGCGACCTGTTCCCCCGGTTCCTCGAGGTGCCCGAGCCGACCGGGGTGGCCGTGGTCGAGCTCGCCGACGACACCGTGCTGATGGCGTCCTCCGCCCCGGAGACGGCGGCGATGGTGTCGGGCCTCGGCTACCGGGTCGTCACGGTCGACATCAGCGAGTTCGAGAAGCTCGAGGGATGCGTGACCTGCCTGTCCGTGCGGGTACGCTGA
- a CDS encoding ABC transporter ATP-binding protein, whose protein sequence is MSVVGVQGEERHDFTKEESRQIRRRSLRLLGSLLKPLRWQVAWTALVVTISTGAQVAGPALIGYGVAEGLPALLDQDWLPLAWAGAAYLATAVVGALLVAVYIRQSARISQAILIDLRKRVFLHTQKLSLEFHESYTSGRIISRQTSDLDAIRELLDSGINQLVQGVLYMSFTAIALIALDWQSGLVLAVALVPLFVLTRWFQQRSQVLFRRSRESSAKLIVHFVETMTGIRAVKAFRKEKRNEREFGDLVEDYRDVNAKVIQVFGVYDPGLVLIGNVTVAMVLLWGGFRVVDGSLEIGFLLAAVLYTRRFFDPMEDMAMFYNSYQSAASALEKISGVLEEEPSVPDPVRPVDLWTARGDVSFDGVEFAYTDDRVVLPTFDLAIPAGQTIALVGSTGAGKSTLAKLISRFYDPSSGAVRLDGVDLRDLHPKDLRRAIVMVTQEAYLFSGSVADNIALGKPDASFDEIVAAAKAVGAHEFIEGLPNGYDTDVNKRGGRVSAGQRQLISFARAFLADPAVLILDEATSSLDIPSERAVQEGLTTLLADRTAVIIAHRLSTVAIADRVLVMEWGRIVEDGSPAELIGGDGRFARLHAAWRDSLV, encoded by the coding sequence ATGAGCGTCGTCGGCGTACAGGGCGAGGAGCGGCACGACTTCACGAAGGAGGAGTCGCGGCAGATCCGCCGGCGTTCGCTGCGCCTGCTGGGCTCGCTGCTGAAGCCCCTCCGGTGGCAGGTGGCGTGGACGGCGCTGGTCGTCACGATCTCGACGGGCGCGCAGGTCGCTGGCCCGGCGCTGATCGGCTACGGCGTGGCCGAGGGCCTGCCGGCCCTGCTCGACCAGGACTGGCTGCCGCTGGCATGGGCCGGCGCGGCGTACCTCGCGACCGCGGTCGTGGGCGCGCTGCTCGTGGCCGTCTACATCCGCCAGTCGGCGCGCATCAGCCAGGCGATCCTGATCGACCTGCGCAAGCGCGTCTTCCTGCACACCCAGAAGCTGAGCCTCGAGTTCCACGAGTCGTACACGTCGGGCCGCATCATCTCGCGTCAGACGAGCGACCTCGACGCGATCCGCGAGCTGCTCGACTCGGGCATCAACCAGCTCGTGCAGGGCGTGCTGTACATGTCGTTCACGGCGATCGCGCTGATCGCGCTCGACTGGCAGTCGGGCCTCGTGCTCGCGGTCGCGCTCGTGCCGCTGTTCGTGCTCACGCGCTGGTTCCAGCAGCGCTCGCAGGTGCTGTTCCGGCGTTCGCGCGAGTCCTCCGCGAAGCTCATCGTGCACTTCGTCGAGACCATGACCGGCATCCGGGCGGTCAAGGCGTTCCGCAAGGAGAAGCGCAACGAGCGGGAGTTCGGCGACCTCGTCGAGGACTACCGCGACGTGAACGCGAAGGTCATCCAGGTGTTCGGCGTCTACGACCCGGGCCTGGTGCTCATCGGCAACGTGACGGTCGCGATGGTGCTGCTCTGGGGCGGCTTCCGCGTGGTCGACGGCTCGCTCGAGATCGGGTTCCTCCTCGCCGCGGTGCTCTACACCCGTCGGTTCTTCGACCCGATGGAGGACATGGCGATGTTCTACAACTCGTACCAGTCCGCCGCATCCGCGCTCGAGAAGATCTCGGGCGTGCTCGAGGAGGAGCCGAGCGTGCCCGACCCGGTGCGCCCGGTCGACCTGTGGACCGCGCGCGGCGACGTCTCGTTCGACGGCGTCGAGTTCGCCTACACCGATGACCGCGTCGTGCTGCCGACGTTCGACCTCGCGATCCCGGCGGGGCAGACGATCGCGCTCGTCGGGTCCACCGGTGCGGGCAAGTCGACGCTCGCCAAGCTCATCTCGCGGTTCTACGACCCGAGCAGCGGTGCGGTGCGCCTCGACGGCGTCGACCTGCGGGACCTCCACCCGAAGGACCTCCGCCGCGCGATCGTCATGGTCACGCAGGAGGCGTACCTGTTCTCGGGCTCGGTCGCCGACAACATCGCCCTCGGCAAGCCCGACGCGAGCTTCGACGAGATCGTCGCGGCGGCGAAGGCGGTCGGCGCGCACGAGTTCATCGAGGGCCTGCCGAACGGGTACGACACCGACGTGAACAAGCGCGGCGGCCGGGTGAGCGCCGGGCAGCGGCAGCTCATCTCGTTCGCGCGCGCGTTCCTCGCCGACCCGGCCGTGCTGATCCTCGACGAGGCGACGAGCTCGCTCGACATCCCGAGCGAGCGCGCCGTGCAGGAGGGCCTCACGACCCTGCTCGCCGACCGCACCGCGGTGATCATCGCGCACCGTCTCTCGACGGTCGCGATCGCCGACCGGGTGCTCGTCATGGAGTGGGGCCGCATCGTCGAGGACGGCTCGCCGGCCGAGCTGATCGGCGGCGACGGACGGTTCGCGCGGCTCCACGCGGCCTGGCGGGACAGCCTGGTCTGA